The sequence below is a genomic window from Schistocerca nitens isolate TAMUIC-IGC-003100 chromosome 4, iqSchNite1.1, whole genome shotgun sequence.
AAGCAACTTtgggacttttctctttccctcagcagacgtggacgcgttacgcaCCTGACTTGgagccgtcgtagaacggaaacggtgctCTTCCGGACATGGTATTCTATTTAAAAAGTATTATGTACTCTTCTCTATATAAGTCTTAGAAacttgtaatgggaatttctgaacacgCTGGATTTTCGCTTATGTGTTTCATTAGTAAAAATACTGAGTTGTACAATACAAAAAAATGAATCCAACGAAGGAAGAAGCACGACTTTCCCACTGATTATAAAAAAATCTGACGATTGTGCAAAAGTGTGTGCATTTATACTGGCACAAATTTTTACAATGCTCTGCCTCCAGAAATTaaaagtaattttgataatatgTCCACGTTTGTAGAGCCTCTGACGCAATATCTACTGTCAAGGTTGTTTTACAGTTAGAAAGAGTTTCTTAGTCACAACGTAAAATCCTCCTACAATTGTAAAAATTGTGTATGATGTAATAGTTGCGACGAGGTAAATGTCAAACGCATGCTACATATAGCAAATGCATCTCTGACACCCGTTCATGTGACAGTTGTATAAGTGTGTTTGATTTCGTAGTTGACGTATTCAGTTTTTtgtttagaaaaaaagaaagatatcGACTGTGGAAATTGTCAGCAGAAAACAAATAGCCCTTGCAGCTTTTGTAAAAATTCGCCCGTGATTGCAAACAATGTCAGTGCCGAGAGAATATGATAAGCCACCCCCGTACTCACCTACTCCTGGTATGTTAACGTATTGACGTAATGTGATTTGATTTTATGTTTTGTCTGTCTTTTTGACCTAGCGGTATTTCAGGTTACATGCCAGAAAATGCTGCAACAAttcagccgccgccgccaccacctccGGGATATCAACCGTATATTAATCAAGCTGCCCCCATTCAGGGTAACTATGTACCAACCTACGGAGCAACTACCATCACAGTGCAgccacaggaaataataattgtagGAGCATGCCCTGCATGCAGGGTAAGTAGTATTTTTAATAGAACTTATGAACGTGGCCCATTTTTCAGACGATTACTATTTTTGAACGACTGAACGTAACGTAACcagaagtaaataattactaaaaatgaaataagaaaatcgtTACTGACCGATACTTTGTCCACCGTAGTACGCCAGCCACCCAAATACATAGAAAAACATGTAGTTTGTTACTGCTCATATGTTTCGAATCAACAGGTACCGTATGCCATTGGAGTAATGTGGGTATCACACTGAAAACCTGTCTAGAGAAATTAGATATGCTACTGCTTTTAGATATTTCCGAAGACAACAAAGTACCCATTGATGTCCGAGTACTGTGACACAGGGTGCCTCTGAAGTAAATAGAGTATATAGTTATGGGGCAAAGTGATTGCTGATGTGGTGTGGTTGTCTACAATTAGCACTTACTGCTTTGGATTATCTGTAACCGACTTTTGGGTCTAGTGAACAATGTAAGCCATTGGGATACTCTCTGAAGTTTGATGATGTACATTACAAAGATACAGCTGGggatgtttttatttgtttatttcagttGTGATTATTATCATGGTTTTTACTAATTCTCTATAGGTGTAGCAGAGGTGGGAATCCATTTAGGGAAACAAGTTTTTGGTTTGTTGAGGTGACCAATTGACCTGTAATGTAGTCTGAGGTGGAATGGGAGCAATTAAGTTGTGAGTTTGCATAGTCAATAAACGTGTCAtgacagtttcttcttcttctacttctttgtACACACTGGACAATCTGCAGTTATTGAACAACCCACTTTTTCCACTGTGGTCTCACATTTTCGTCTATTTTGATGTATTAGAAAAGATTAAGAACATCATTAGAAGTCTAAACCCCCTGTTCTCATGGGGGTATTGTTGAAGTGTCAGCTTTCATTTTCCTAATGTTTGTGTTTTTGAAGTCTTCCATTTGTTGCGTGTCTGCCATGATACTGCCAGAGTTATATAGATGTACTGAAGTGTTAACTAATCCCCAACGAAACAAAAGTGCTGTTATTTGAGTGTCTGTATTGGTCAGACACCActgctgtgttttatgttttagttCAATCAAGCCTACTGTGTGGTTCTTTCTGCATGAAGTCACTTGGAACTACCGTACTGAAACAACTCGTGTAACTGTTTTTTCTCCAGCTTGCCTATGTTAAGTCTCAACCAGAGTTGAACTAATGTTTCTTATCTGTAACATGTGATGTAATAATGCACAGAAGGTTCTGgttgaaaattacaaattatttaggaataaaggagacaactcactgaTAGGCAGAAGCACTGCATCGTTGATAGGCACACAAACGAAAGGTACGGAGATGGACTGGcttttggaatgcacttcctttttgTAGCTGTAGGAAAAATGCATGTGCACACCTACACGCATGCATgggccacctccccctccccctcgccaaaAAACACAAAATGCACTACCTTTTTCTAGCATGCACACACACacgtgctgtctctctctctctctctctctctctctctctctctctctctctctctctctcactcactcactcactcactcacatacacacacacaaaattgtgtgAGGGTTGAAGTGCAGTGAACTACCTTAGGTTTGGACCAGGAAGGTTGTGGGAgcgaaggatgtgctgtaaggatagctcccatctgtgcagttcagaaaagctggtggtggtggggaagatccagatggcatagcttgtgaagcaaccattgaaatcttgcatgttgtgctctgctgcatgttgtgccactatcttggtggtccaccttgtttttggcaGTGGGCATTCATTCTAGTtggcagctggttggttgtcataccagtgtttttgtgtctgttctttcatacATGTCCAAAAGAATATACACATTATTTGATTGTGTGGTGGTAAAACTACTGTTCAGAGAGATCCGTACAAATTGTAACCTGTTCCCATTGGTTCATACCAGTGCCCAAATGTGCTAATGTCATTGGAAAGCTTAAAAAAATACCAAGTGTCATTGCTGTGTGTATTACAGACAACAAGATAGGAGTTCAGAAAATAATAATCTTACTACGAATAAACTCCATCCGAAGATAGTGCTATGTGTACTGTGTCGATATAGTTTTATAAGCTGCACTGTGAAATGAACACCATGGGGAAAATGAGTTACCAGAGGCTTAGTACCTATTAAGTGAATCCAGCTTTTTAGTTAGGGCTGTTCGTGGTTGCCTGTCTTGTTACTATATGCTCTTTATATGTATGAGTAACAACTGCAGAATGTAGAAATGACATTTTGCAAGAAACAGACATCTATAAAGCTGGCTAGTTGCTGTATTTCtttaagtaaaataataaaattgttCAACGTAACTAATGTTGTTCCAAGGATGTAAATATATGTcgagacaaatattttattagtatgTTACATGTCTAACATGAGAGACTCAGTAAGCTTGCTTTTATATTTGGTGCTGCTTAAGCAAACTGTATTTTTCTGTTCAATTTGAGAACAGAATCTGTTTCAGTCCTCAAATTTGAATTGAAAATAACTATTTTGTGATGACAGCATTTCTCACTTGAAAACTAATGTTGAACAATGGATAATcccggatggaatgtaacaataccagagaaggcaacttgctactcaccatatagtggagatgatgagttgcgataggcacaacaaaaagattcacacaattgtagctttcggcCATAGGCCTAAAGGCGCGCGTgcgcgcgccacacacacacacacacacacacacacacacacacacacacacacacacacacgcaacttgcacacatgtctgcagtctcagagaactgaaacaatactgcgagcagcagcaccagtgcatagtGGGAGTGTCaaatgggtgggggtaaggaggaggctggggtggggagggggagggatagtatggtgggagtggcggacaatgaagtgttgcagtttagtcggagggcaggagagaaggtgcgcaggggaggggggcggggtaagtaaggaaaggagagaaataaaaagaaattaaaagactgggtctGGCAGTGGCTGAcggctgtgcagtgctggaatgggaacagggaggggctggATGGATAAGGACAGTGACTAGCAACTTTCCTTGTCTGGTATTGAAAACTAATGTCGGTGATATATACACCACCTCTATCATGGACACAAGTCGTTCCATTTAATTTCACGAGAATTGCGTTGTTTCATGACATTTTTTTGATAAGATGCTATCATTGATCAGTTGCATTGGTGCTGCCATTTTCTTTTGTGTGATGGAGTGAGATATTAGTTTTCATTTTCTGGGCACTGTGCAAGGACAACACATTATGTATTTTTGGAGGTACTACTGTGCCATATTGTGAACTTGAATAAATAGTAGAGTTCTTAATGTAAAGACTGCCTTCCAAATTCATTATTTGTATCAATGAAATGAATCTCTATCATTTATTTA
It includes:
- the LOC126251542 gene encoding brain protein I3, whose translation is MSVPREYDKPPPYSPTPGYMPENAATIQPPPPPPPGYQPYINQAAPIQGNYVPTYGATTITVQPQEIIIVGACPACRIGVLEDDYTCLGIFCAIFFFPLGILCCLALKNRRCSNCGAYFG